The DNA sequence TATGCGTGGAATTCCTCGTGATTTAGAGCAAGCAGCAGAAATTGACGGCTGTGGGCCATTTAGAATTTACTGGAATATTATTATTCCACTTTCTTTACCGGCATTAGTTACAACGATGATATTCACATTTATTTGGACTTGGAACGATTTCTTCTCTCAACTATTATATTTAAGTAATATCAACCTATATACTGTTGCATTAGGGTTGAGAATGTTCTTAGATTCAGCAGGACAGAGCGCATGGGGACCAATGTTTGCAATGTCAACGCTATCGTTAATTCCATTATTTATCGTATTTATCTTCTTCCAAAGATATTTAATCGAAGGGATAACTGCCGGTGGCGTAAAAGGATGAATGGGATGCATGTTTGTCAGGTATGTAACGTGATTATATTATAGAATTCGAAAAATCCCCATTTCCAGAAAATAGGCAACGACCTAGTCTATGAAAATAGTTAACAACAGATGAATGATGAACTTCAAATCTTTGGAAAGGGTTAGTATAAAATATCCTTAAAAGGAGGTATATCTTATTGAAGCCGAAAATTTTTGTTACTAGGAAGCTAAGAGATGAAGTAGTTTCGAAGCTTCGAGATCAATGTGAAGTTTTCATGTGGGAGGAAGAGGATATACCGGTACCGCGAGAAGTTTTGTTAAAGGAAATAGAGGATGTTGATGGACTTTATTGTTTATTAACAGAAACTATTGATAAGGAACTGCTAAATAAGGGGAAAAATTTAAAAGTAGTCAGTAATATGGCTGTTGGTTTTAATAATATAGATGTAAATTATGCTACAGAATTAGGTGTTGCTGTCACAAATACACCAGGCGTTTTAACTGAAACGACGGCAGATTTTACTTTTTCTTTATTAATGACAACTGCTAGAAGAATTGTTGAGGCAGAAGCATTTTTGAAGGAGGGTACTTGGAGAACGTGGAGTCCAATGCTATTAACAGGGCAGGACATTTACGGATCTACACTTGGGATTATAGGTTTAGGTAGAATTGGGGAGGCTTTGGCGAGAAGAGCGGTGGGCTTTAATATGAAAGTCATCTATGCTAACCCGAAAAGGCGTTCTGATCTTGATGAGGAGTTAGGATTAGAACACGTTGAATTAGAGATATTATTAAAATCAGCAGATTTCGTGAGCTTGTTAACACCCTATACTCCTGAAACTGAAAATCTAATAAGCTATGATGAAATTAATTTGATGAAGGAAAATGCTATCCTCATTAATACATCACGGGGTGGGATTGTTAATGAAGAAGCGTTGTTCGATGCATTAAAGCAAAAGAAAATTTGGGGTGCGGGGTTAGATGTATTTCAACAAGAACCTGTTTCGTTAGACCACCCATTATTATCGCTTCCAAATGTCGTTGCTACGCCACATATTGCTAGTGCGAGTATAAATACACGATTAAAAATGGCACACTTAGCTGCTGAAAACCTCATAGAAGTTTTAAATAATAACAATCCGAAACATCTTGTTAACCCAGAATATACGAACAACAGGTAGAAAACAGTACTTAACATATTGATTCTGACCATTCAATGCGTTTTCTTTATGGAGGAGTAGGTAAGGATGAAGTTTGTCATTGCACCAGATTCATTTAAAGGATCGATATCAGCGCAATCGCTTTGCGAAAAGATTGAAGCTGGTATAAAGAATGTTATTCCACATGCTGACGTTGTTAAAGTCCCCCTCGCTGATGGGGGAGAAGGTACGATCGAGAACATGGTTTATGCAACTAATGGAAGGCTTGTTTCAACAAAGGTTTATCATCCGCTTTTTAAAAGAGTAAGAGCGTCTTACGGAATATTAGGAGATAATAAAACAGTTGTTATCGACGTTTCTCAAGCTTCTGGACTAACGTTACTTTCTGATGAAGAAAAAAATCCGCTTCAAGCATCTAGCTTTGGAACGGGACAACTAATTAAACATGCCTTAAATAATGGCTATCGAAGGTTTTTAATAGGCCTTGGAGGAAGTGCAACTAATGATGCAGGTGTTGGCCTATTAAAGGCGTTAGGTATGAAGTTTTTAGGAGAAAACAATAAGGAGATTGCTGATGGTGGTGGAAACCTTTCAAAACTCATTGATATAGATGATTCTACCTTTGACAATCGCATTCAAGAGTCAACTTTTCTTGTAGCTTGTGATGTGAAAAATACATTGTGTGGTAATGAAGGCGCATCTGCTATTTTTGGTCCACAAAAAGGTGCAACACCAGAAATGGTTACCCATTTAGATGCAAGCTTACATCACTTTGCTACTATCGTTTTAAAGAAAAAAGGGATCGATTTATTAACAATTGAAGGTGGCGGTGCTGCAGGAGGAATCGGTGCAGCACTCGTTGCTTTCTGTCAGGCATCTTTGAAATCAGGCATCAATGTTGTCATGAAAGAAGTGAATTTTCCTGACAAAATACAAGACGCTGACTACATTTTTACTGGAGAAGGAAAGTTAGATAAGCAAACATTGTCTGGAAAAGTAATCATGGGGGTTTCTAAAGAGGCGAAAACTTTAGGCGTTCCGGTCATTGCTCTTTGTGGTAGTTTAGAGTTGAATAACGAAGAGCTAAAGGAGCTAGGTGTATTATCAGCATTTTCAATTATGAAAGAACCGTGCGACTTAAAAACTGCGGTGCACCATACAGAGGAATGGGTATTAGATGTAGCTGAAAGAGTAACAAAGCTTCTTATTTAATCGGCATGTGAGGAAGGGAATATTTAAGGTGTTAGAAAGGGAGAGGTAATATGCAAAAAAGTGGTTTTTTCGGAGGATTATATGTTGTCTGTGAGTGGTTCATGAAGTTAGCTTACTTAAACGTATTATGGATCCTTTTCTCATTACTAGGCTTAATCGTTCTCGGTGTGGCCCCAGCTACGACTGCTATGAATACTATAATAAGGCAATGGTTTTTAGGGAATGATAGCATTCCCATTTTCAAGTCGTTTTGGATTACTTATAAAGCTGAATTTTTAAGATCTAACTTATTTTTTGTAGCACTAACAGTTATTGGTTTTATCCTATATATTGATTTCATATTTTTATCTACGTTACAAGGTACGTGGTATATGTTATTTATGACGGCTTTCATTTTATTCACATTTTTATATGCAGTTCTTCTATTATTTCTCTTACCGGTTTATGTTCACTACGAGCTAGAAAAGGGTCATGAATATTTTACGCAAGCGATTATGATTGGGCTAGTGAATCCTATTGCCATTATCGGAATGGTAACAAGTATCGTCATCCTCATTTTATTGTTTGCATTTATACCAGCTTCCCTGCTTTTCTTTGCGGCTAGCGGATTTGGTATAGTTACGATGGGCTTCTCTTATATAACCTTCAAAAAGATAGAAGAGAAGGTAGATATAAATACTACAGAAAACGAAGTAAAGGCGTAAGTTGAGGGGGAAAAAAGGAGATATATAGTGGCCCGCATTGTGAACTTCTAATCATTGTGCCAAGCTGCCAAGGTTACTTGAGGTTGACTCAAAAGGTTGATTTTTTATCTTTTGAGTCAACCTCTAAACTTTTATTAGCTTTTGGGACAACCTCTTATAGTGACGTGCTTCGATTGTAGCTATTGCAAGATTAATGAATGATAGAATAGACAAGACTATTCGCGATAATACTGTGTCCTCTTCCGTTTGGGTGAATACCAAATTGGAGTACGCTTTTCCCTTGCTGTCTAAAGTTGTAATATAAGTCAACATACTTCACGTGTTCGGATTGTAATGAATGGAGAAATTGGTTGAATGCCTGTACCCAATAATTACTATAGTGCAATTGAGGTAACGGATTGTATAGTCCGATAAATTGAATCGTATACTTTTTGTTTGATGTAGCTTTTATTTTCTTGATTTCTTGAACGATTGCTTGAATATTTTTTTGATAAATGTCATATGCCTCTTGAAAGACAATTTGATTATTCACCTTTTTAAATTTCTTGTTTGCTTGAAGTAAGTCGTTTCCACCAATGCTTATCGTTATAATGTCCGCATGGAATATAGATTGCCGAATCTGTGGTGTCGAGTAAATCATATGCAAGAGAGTGGCGGAAGGAATACCACGCTTGGCAAAGGTTTGCGTTCTTACAGGAAGACGGAAATTATATTGTAATAAGGTGGAGTATTGTTCGACGAATCCTGCTTTAGTTAAGGATCCTGCACCAACGGTAAGAGAATCTCCTAAAGCGGTGTAATTAATTTGCTTCACCTTAATCTCTCCTTTTATTAAGGCTTTTTTAAACAGCTGTTGGTCAATACTTTAAAATAGCGATTACCACTTTCAATGCTTCAATACGAATGGAAAAAGCGATGTCAGTTGAAACCAACAGCAATAGTCGTTAATATCGCCTTTCTTAAAGCTATAATATTGTATGGAGAATAATGGTGAAAAGTTAATGATTTAGACGCTATCTAATCTTTGTGGAATGAATTATTGCACGGGGAATGGTAATGAGAAGAATATAAGTTGTCGCGTCATGCTTTGAAATACAATGCAATGTACTCTCATCACATAGGGAGGTAGTCTCAAATGGGTGATTTACATATTGAATTTTCTCTGTGATTTTTTACTCTAAGGTGAGGTGAAGTAACCCGGGTTAGAGTGAACCAGGGTTGAAAAGTATCACCTTCAAAACGTGAGAAAACGAGAGCATGAGTGAGTTTGAAGGTGAGGAAAAGTAACCCGGGTTAGAGTGAACCCGGGTTGAAAAGTATCACCTTCAAAACGTGAGGAAACGAGAGCATGAGTGAGTTTGAAGGTGAGGAAAAGTAACCCGGGTTAGATCGAACCCGGGTTCAAAAGTATCACCTTCAAAACGTGAGAAAACGAGAGCATGAGCGAGTTTGAAGGTGAGGAAAAGTAACCCGGGTTAGAGTGAACCCGGGTTCAAAAGTATCACCTTCAAAACGTGAGGAAACGAGAGCATGAGTGAGTTTGAAGGTGAGGAAAAGTAACCCGGGTTAGATCGAACCCGGGTTCAAAAGTATCACCTTCAAAACGTGAGGAAACGAGAGCATGAGTGAGTTTGAAGGTGAGGAAAAGTAACCCGGGTTAGATCGAACCCGGGTTCAAAAGTATCACCTTCAAAACGTGAGAAAACAAGAGCATGAGCGAGTTTGAAGGTGAGGAAAAGCAACCCACGATTAAAAATACCTAAGATTTCTCTTAACCATTCACGATACTACCACCATTAACATGAATGACTTGTCCAGATACGTAGGAAGAATCATCAGAAGCTAGATAAACATAACTAGGTGCAAGCTCAGCCGGCTGTCCTGGTCTTCCCATTGGACTTGTTGTACCAAACTCACTTACTTGCTTTGCAGGAAAGGATGCTGGAATTAAAGGTGTCCAAATTGGTCCAGGTGCTACAGCATTAATTCGAATTCCTTTCGAAACTAAGTTTTCTGATAATGAACGTGTAAAGGCAATCATCGCACCTTTCGTTGATGCGTAATCCATCAATACAGGATTTCCTTTATAGGCGACAATAGACGCTGTATTAATGATCGTACTTCCTTCACGAAGGTAATTCATCGCAGCTTTTGTTAAGTAGAAGCAAGAAAAAATATTAGTCTTAAATGTTCTCTCCAGTTGTTCATCTGTGATATCTTCAATATTCTCTTGGTAATGTTGTTCGGCAGCATTATTAATGAGGCAATGAAGCTGTCCAAAAGTTTCAACTGTTTTTTTTACAGCTGCTTTACAAAAGGAGGAATCACCAACATCACCTGGGATAAGTAAACATTCACCGCCATATTTTTCTACTTCAGCCTTTGTTTTTTCTGCATCCTTATGTTCATCCAAATAAAGGATAGCAATTTTAGCCCCTTCTTTAGCAAATGCTATTGCAACAGCTCTACCAATTCCACTGTCGCCCCCTGAAATGATAGCTACTTTATCTTGTAGCTTACCGCTTCCTTTATAGTTAGGATCATCATATACCGGTTCAGGGTTCATTTCACTTTCAAAGCCTGGCTGGTGCTCCTGAGTTTGAGCTGGTTGTCCCTTTGATTGTTTGTTTTTTATTTCATCATATTTCATGTTAACACACTCCCCTTTATACGTTATTTTTATCATGTCTCATTTTTATGTGATTTAACCAAAACAGAGATGCATCGTACAGCATAAAATCTTTTGGGAAAAAGTTTGACATTTATTACTTGAGATAGTAAAATGTAAACTACGTTAAAAAATGTTATTGATTTTTTTAAACTGATTCACCTCACCTCAAAGCAAAGCAAGTAGAGGAAGAGACATGTAAGGCGGATTTAAAAACAAGAATAATATAAAAAATGCGGGTGTAGTTTAGTGGTAAAACCTCAGCCACGAGCGTTTACATCATCGAATGATCTACGAGTTGTCTCGACGGATACGCATCGAAGCAAAAGCAAGTAGAGGAAGAGACATGTAAGGCGGATTTAAAAACAAGAATAATATAAAAAATGCGGGTGTAGTTTAGTGGTAAAACCTCAGCCTTCCAAGCTGATGTCGTGAGTTCGATTCTCATCACCCGCTCCAAAAAACTTAAATTTAACTAACCAAAGTAGTGTTCACGTATAATTGGACGCTACTTTTTCATATGTCTAGGATAAAATTGATAAAATAACCTAAAAAAAGTGAGAAAGAAGGTGAAAACTGTGGCAAATGCCCAGCTAAAGAAAGAAATTATCGCATACAGTAAGGATATAGGGATTGATAAAATAGGCTTTGCCACAGCGGATCCTTTTATTACGTTGAAAGGTCGGCTATTGGAGCAGCAAACTCATGGTTTTGAATCTGGTTTTGAAAAAGGAACGATTGAGGAAAGAACAGAACCTGAACGTTTGCTTCCAGAAGCAAAGACAATCATATCCATTGCATTAGCTTATCCTTCCAAAATGAAGCATGCTCCCCGCTCAAAAATGGGTGAACGTAGAGGCCTTTTTTGTAGAGCATCCTGGGGAGAGGATTATCACAATATCTTAAGGGAAAAGCTCTCTTTGTTAGAGAGCTTTATTATGGAAAAAGTCCCTTCAGCTATTTGTTTGTCTATGGTAGATACAGGAGAATTATCTGATCGTGCTGTTGCCGAGAGAGCAGGGATTGGTTGGAGCGGTAAAAACTGTGCTATCATTACACCTGAGTTTGGCTCATATGTATACTTAGGTGAAATGATTACTACCCTCAACCTTCCAGTAGATAATCCAATAGAAGACCAATGTGGAAGCTGCAATAAGTGTGTTGATGCATGTCCAACAGGGGCACTTGTTCAAGGTGGACAGCTTGACTCCAACAAATGTATTGCTTTTTTGACGCAAACAAAAGACTTACTTCCAGAGCAATATCGAAAGAAAATAGGTAATAGATTGTATGGTTGTGATACATGTCAAGTCGTTTGTCCAGAAAATAAAGGGAAAGACTTTCACCATCATCCTGAAATGGAGCCAGACCCAGAAGTGGTTAAGCCATTATTAATACCACTACTTTCTATAAGTAACCGCGAATTTAAAGAGAAATTCGGTAAAATTTCAGGCTCTTGGCGAGGAAAGAAGCCAATTCAAAGGAATGCCATTATTGCACTGGCTCATTTTAAGGAAAAGGCAGCAATTCCTTATCTTTATGAGCTAGTAAAAAAAGATCCTCGACCAGTTATTCGAGGGACAGCGGCATGGGCTATTTCTGAAATTGGCGATAAAGAATTAGTTGGTCAGCTAGGTGAAGCTTTGGAAAAGGAGCAAGACCCTAAAGCTTATGATGAAATGAAAAAAGCATTGAATAAGTTAGAAACTGTGACATGACTTGTTTGAAGGAAGTGGGGGTAAAATGTCAAAACGTCCGTACATTTATTACTCGGAAATGAATAGTCCGATCGGAATTTTAACAATTGGAAGTTCGTCTCTAGGTATTTGTTTTATTTACTTTGGATCAATTAAAAGAACATGCTCAAATATTGAAACGTGGTTAAAGAAAAGGTTCGTTAATGCAGAGCTAGTCGAAGATGGAGAAAAACTAGCCACAGCTATCCAACAGCTTGATGAATACTTTAAAGGAGAACGAACGGATTTCGATTTACCTTTAGATTTAATAGGCACTAAATTTCAAACTTTAGTTTGGAATAAGGTAAAAGACGTTGCATACGGAACAACGAAATCATACAAACAGATTGCCGCTGAAATAGGCTCACCCAAAGCAGTTAGGGCTATTGGTGGAGCAAATAACCAAAACCCTATTCCTATTATTATCCCATGTCATCGTGTAATAGGTAGTAATGGATCAATGGTTGGTTATGGTGGAGGCCTTGATAAGAAAGAGTTTTTATTAAGGCATGAAGGAGCGATACAAAAAATTTCATAGAAACATAGAAGTATCGCTG is a window from the Evansella cellulosilytica DSM 2522 genome containing:
- a CDS encoding 2-hydroxyacid dehydrogenase, with product MKPKIFVTRKLRDEVVSKLRDQCEVFMWEEEDIPVPREVLLKEIEDVDGLYCLLTETIDKELLNKGKNLKVVSNMAVGFNNIDVNYATELGVAVTNTPGVLTETTADFTFSLLMTTARRIVEAEAFLKEGTWRTWSPMLLTGQDIYGSTLGIIGLGRIGEALARRAVGFNMKVIYANPKRRSDLDEELGLEHVELEILLKSADFVSLLTPYTPETENLISYDEINLMKENAILINTSRGGIVNEEALFDALKQKKIWGAGLDVFQQEPVSLDHPLLSLPNVVATPHIASASINTRLKMAHLAAENLIEVLNNNNPKHLVNPEYTNNR
- a CDS encoding glycerate kinase; the protein is MKFVIAPDSFKGSISAQSLCEKIEAGIKNVIPHADVVKVPLADGGEGTIENMVYATNGRLVSTKVYHPLFKRVRASYGILGDNKTVVIDVSQASGLTLLSDEEKNPLQASSFGTGQLIKHALNNGYRRFLIGLGGSATNDAGVGLLKALGMKFLGENNKEIADGGGNLSKLIDIDDSTFDNRIQESTFLVACDVKNTLCGNEGASAIFGPQKGATPEMVTHLDASLHHFATIVLKKKGIDLLTIEGGGAAGGIGAALVAFCQASLKSGINVVMKEVNFPDKIQDADYIFTGEGKLDKQTLSGKVIMGVSKEAKTLGVPVIALCGSLELNNEELKELGVLSAFSIMKEPCDLKTAVHHTEEWVLDVAERVTKLLI
- a CDS encoding YesL family protein; its protein translation is MQKSGFFGGLYVVCEWFMKLAYLNVLWILFSLLGLIVLGVAPATTAMNTIIRQWFLGNDSIPIFKSFWITYKAEFLRSNLFFVALTVIGFILYIDFIFLSTLQGTWYMLFMTAFILFTFLYAVLLLFLLPVYVHYELEKGHEYFTQAIMIGLVNPIAIIGMVTSIVILILLFAFIPASLLFFAASGFGIVTMGFSYITFKKIEEKVDINTTENEVKA
- a CDS encoding GDSL-type esterase/lipase family protein; translated protein: MKQINYTALGDSLTVGAGSLTKAGFVEQYSTLLQYNFRLPVRTQTFAKRGIPSATLLHMIYSTPQIRQSIFHADIITISIGGNDLLQANKKFKKVNNQIVFQEAYDIYQKNIQAIVQEIKKIKATSNKKYTIQFIGLYNPLPQLHYSNYWVQAFNQFLHSLQSEHVKYVDLYYNFRQQGKSVLQFGIHPNGRGHSIIANSLVYSIIH
- a CDS encoding SDR family oxidoreductase, with translation MKYDEIKNKQSKGQPAQTQEHQPGFESEMNPEPVYDDPNYKGSGKLQDKVAIISGGDSGIGRAVAIAFAKEGAKIAILYLDEHKDAEKTKAEVEKYGGECLLIPGDVGDSSFCKAAVKKTVETFGQLHCLINNAAEQHYQENIEDITDEQLERTFKTNIFSCFYLTKAAMNYLREGSTIINTASIVAYKGNPVLMDYASTKGAMIAFTRSLSENLVSKGIRINAVAPGPIWTPLIPASFPAKQVSEFGTTSPMGRPGQPAELAPSYVYLASDDSSYVSGQVIHVNGGSIVNG
- the queG gene encoding tRNA epoxyqueuosine(34) reductase QueG, which gives rise to MANAQLKKEIIAYSKDIGIDKIGFATADPFITLKGRLLEQQTHGFESGFEKGTIEERTEPERLLPEAKTIISIALAYPSKMKHAPRSKMGERRGLFCRASWGEDYHNILREKLSLLESFIMEKVPSAICLSMVDTGELSDRAVAERAGIGWSGKNCAIITPEFGSYVYLGEMITTLNLPVDNPIEDQCGSCNKCVDACPTGALVQGGQLDSNKCIAFLTQTKDLLPEQYRKKIGNRLYGCDTCQVVCPENKGKDFHHHPEMEPDPEVVKPLLIPLLSISNREFKEKFGKISGSWRGKKPIQRNAIIALAHFKEKAAIPYLYELVKKDPRPVIRGTAAWAISEIGDKELVGQLGEALEKEQDPKAYDEMKKALNKLETVT
- a CDS encoding methylated-DNA--[protein]-cysteine S-methyltransferase encodes the protein MSKRPYIYYSEMNSPIGILTIGSSSLGICFIYFGSIKRTCSNIETWLKKRFVNAELVEDGEKLATAIQQLDEYFKGERTDFDLPLDLIGTKFQTLVWNKVKDVAYGTTKSYKQIAAEIGSPKAVRAIGGANNQNPIPIIIPCHRVIGSNGSMVGYGGGLDKKEFLLRHEGAIQKIS